Proteins encoded within one genomic window of Tolypothrix bouteillei VB521301:
- a CDS encoding bacteriorhodopsin, with protein MTQFWLWIAFIGMVIGCIYFGLKAIAMRRKEGMEFPLESFFITLWAAALYLTMILGETVTPINGQTVYWGRYVDWAVTTPLLLLEIGVIAGLRPKLIAGVMGADIFMILTGLVATLEAPPYNYLWWIISSGAFLAILGSLLTEYSASAKSRNGRINSLFQTLRNILILLWICYPIVWILGAEGFHVISVGWETLCYAVLDICAKVGFGFVVVSAGNETLAQASNSDRILETAHSYIQREERERSPYR; from the coding sequence ATGACTCAATTTTGGCTGTGGATTGCCTTTATTGGCATGGTTATTGGCTGTATTTATTTTGGCTTAAAAGCAATAGCCATGCGACGTAAGGAAGGGATGGAATTTCCCCTCGAAAGCTTTTTCATTACGCTTTGGGCTGCAGCGCTCTACCTAACAATGATTCTAGGCGAAACAGTAACGCCCATCAATGGTCAAACAGTTTACTGGGGACGTTACGTAGACTGGGCCGTTACAACTCCATTGCTCTTACTAGAAATCGGTGTTATTGCCGGATTGCGCCCTAAATTGATTGCAGGCGTGATGGGAGCAGATATTTTCATGATTCTCACTGGCTTAGTAGCGACTCTTGAGGCTCCGCCTTACAACTATCTGTGGTGGATAATCAGTTCAGGTGCTTTCTTAGCTATCTTAGGCTCTCTTTTGACTGAATATTCTGCTAGTGCTAAGAGCCGAAATGGCAGGATAAACAGTTTGTTCCAAACCCTACGAAATATACTCATCCTCTTGTGGATTTGCTATCCGATTGTTTGGATTCTCGGTGCTGAAGGGTTTCACGTCATTAGCGTTGGCTGGGAAACCTTGTGCTACGCAGTTTTAGATATCTGTGCCAAGGTAGGTTTTGGTTTTGTTGTTGTATCTGCTGGCAATGAAACTTTAGCCCAAGCTAGTAACAGCGATCGCATTCTGGAAACTGCTCACTCCTATATACAGAGAGAGGAAAGAGAACGGAGCCCATATCGATAA
- a CDS encoding four-helix bundle copper-binding protein has protein sequence MAIQQLTLNQVNQEMQQCIQNCLDCHSICLNTVTYCLQKGGNHTEQAHIRLLLDCAEICETSANFMLRTSELHTRTCGVCAEVCERCAQDCDRMGDDAQMKACADMCRRCAESCRQMSMATV, from the coding sequence TTGGCTATACAACAACTAACCCTGAATCAAGTTAACCAAGAAATGCAGCAGTGCATTCAAAACTGCTTAGATTGCCATAGTATTTGCTTGAATACCGTAACTTACTGCTTACAAAAGGGCGGTAATCATACAGAACAAGCTCATATTAGGCTATTGCTTGATTGCGCTGAAATTTGTGAAACAAGTGCTAATTTTATGCTGCGAACTTCTGAACTTCATACCCGTACTTGTGGCGTTTGTGCAGAGGTGTGTGAGCGGTGCGCTCAAGATTGCGATCGCATGGGTGATGATGCTCAAATGAAAGCTTGCGCTGATATGTGCCGTCGCTGTGCTGAATCTTGTCGGCAAATGTCAATGGCAACTGTATAA
- a CDS encoding chloride channel protein — protein MVRIGQIFWKRLSRLLIRPKRLAIFEACLIGLASGLAAVLLGQGVGWLGGWRQSASHLLPAYYLLPTIGLGGGFLAGWLVERIAPSAAGSGMSEVKAVLARVPMPLNLKIAFVKLVSATLVLATGIPLGREGPTVQIGAALANQFSRWFPTSPNHRRQLIAAGAGAGLAAAFDAPIAGVLFVVEELLQDISGITLGTAILASFIAAVIARILGTHSLDLDLHLVTPNTSFFAPEIPFYLLLGILAGLGGVLFNRGILASLSFYGRFLKISLPWRIGLAGLVTGFALVALPPVFRDNAGLRELLLAGDANWLLVALVFCIQFLLIVFTYGSGAPAGLLVPSLALGAALGYLVGIWEHHWLGLSLATTYARVGMGAFFCGVARVPITAVVIVFEMTTDFNLVLPLMIVSVTAYLVAELLEAGSLYDKLLEFKGIHLSKEGTSQGPWMELTAADVMQPRVETLSGRMRLDEALQAFSQSSHRGFPVLEEGKLVGILTQKDVANLAQRGLSSNDYGEHFVAEVMTQEPITTYPKDTLAHVVHLLDRYNLSNLPVVEGRRLVGIITRSDIIRVEAAYLNTSENLSGPKAEPSQVIYRIRVPETGQGRILVPLFNPKTAETLLQMAVAIARDRHYEIECLHIILVPRHQSLADARVSMRMGQRLLRQAMRLGQAWNVPVHIQIRVAHDVSQAIMQTIKDRYINLVLMGWKGSTATPGRVFSRVVDTVIRQAACEVVLVKLKDQRHFERWLVPMAGGPNAQGAIALLPALTSLNKMPIINLCQVFQPDETNLNTTSLKKAADFLEQHVNGVVKIASVRGTSVADAILEFAKHNDTDAIVLGASREGLLQQVVHGNIPATISRNSPQTVIVVRSASA, from the coding sequence ATGGTACGCATTGGGCAGATTTTTTGGAAACGTTTATCCCGACTGCTAATACGACCTAAACGCCTTGCTATTTTTGAAGCTTGCTTGATTGGTTTAGCTTCTGGACTAGCAGCAGTCTTGTTAGGGCAAGGTGTAGGATGGCTGGGTGGATGGAGACAAAGTGCATCTCACTTACTGCCCGCTTACTATTTACTGCCGACGATTGGTTTGGGAGGAGGATTTCTGGCAGGTTGGCTGGTAGAACGCATTGCCCCATCTGCTGCAGGCAGTGGCATGTCAGAAGTCAAGGCAGTTCTGGCGAGGGTGCCGATGCCTCTTAATCTTAAAATTGCATTCGTAAAACTTGTGAGTGCAACGTTAGTTTTGGCAACCGGGATACCTTTGGGGCGGGAAGGACCAACAGTGCAAATTGGGGCAGCCTTAGCCAATCAGTTCAGTCGCTGGTTTCCTACTTCCCCCAATCATCGTCGCCAGTTGATTGCAGCAGGAGCAGGAGCAGGACTAGCTGCTGCCTTCGATGCTCCCATTGCTGGAGTCTTGTTTGTGGTGGAAGAACTCTTGCAAGATATTTCTGGCATCACCTTGGGAACGGCTATTCTAGCTTCATTTATTGCTGCTGTCATTGCTCGAATTTTAGGAACTCACAGTCTCGATTTAGATTTGCATTTAGTGACACCCAACACGAGCTTCTTTGCCCCAGAGATTCCATTTTATTTACTCCTGGGAATTCTAGCAGGGTTGGGAGGTGTGTTGTTTAATCGAGGTATTCTTGCCAGCCTGAGTTTTTACGGTCGCTTTCTGAAAATTAGCCTACCTTGGCGAATTGGATTGGCTGGATTGGTGACTGGTTTTGCACTCGTTGCACTTCCTCCAGTGTTTCGAGACAACGCTGGGTTGCGAGAACTGTTGTTAGCAGGTGACGCAAACTGGTTATTAGTCGCTCTAGTATTCTGCATTCAGTTTTTGCTGATCGTCTTCACCTACGGTTCCGGTGCGCCTGCGGGATTACTTGTTCCCTCTCTTGCATTAGGAGCAGCTTTGGGTTATTTAGTTGGGATTTGGGAACATCACTGGCTGGGGCTGAGTTTGGCGACAACTTATGCACGGGTGGGAATGGGTGCATTCTTTTGTGGAGTTGCACGAGTCCCAATTACGGCAGTAGTTATTGTATTTGAGATGACTACCGACTTCAATTTGGTATTGCCGTTGATGATTGTTTCAGTAACAGCCTATTTAGTGGCAGAACTTTTGGAAGCCGGGTCACTGTATGATAAATTGCTGGAATTTAAGGGCATTCATCTTTCTAAAGAAGGCACCTCCCAAGGACCGTGGATGGAACTAACGGCGGCTGATGTTATGCAACCCCGTGTAGAAACTCTTTCGGGCCGCATGAGACTGGATGAGGCATTACAGGCGTTTTCCCAATCTTCTCACCGTGGCTTTCCAGTCTTAGAGGAGGGCAAATTAGTTGGTATCTTAACGCAAAAGGATGTTGCCAATCTCGCCCAAAGAGGCTTAAGCAGCAATGATTACGGGGAACACTTTGTTGCAGAAGTGATGACTCAAGAGCCTATTACGACTTATCCCAAAGATACCCTTGCCCATGTCGTGCATTTGCTCGATCGCTACAACCTGAGTAATTTACCGGTTGTGGAAGGACGTCGCTTGGTAGGTATTATTACCCGCAGTGATATTATTCGGGTAGAAGCTGCATATCTCAACACCAGCGAAAATTTAAGTGGACCCAAAGCAGAACCGTCTCAAGTGATTTACCGCATTCGCGTTCCAGAAACAGGACAGGGACGTATATTGGTACCGTTGTTCAATCCTAAAACAGCAGAAACGCTGTTGCAAATGGCAGTAGCTATTGCTCGCGATCGCCATTATGAAATCGAATGTCTGCATATAATTCTTGTACCCCGTCACCAGTCTCTTGCCGACGCTCGGGTAAGTATGAGAATGGGTCAACGCCTTTTGCGTCAAGCCATGCGATTGGGGCAAGCATGGAACGTACCCGTCCATATCCAGATACGGGTTGCTCATGACGTATCTCAAGCCATAATGCAAACTATTAAAGATCGTTATATTAACTTGGTATTGATGGGTTGGAAAGGCAGCACAGCGACACCAGGACGAGTTTTTAGTCGCGTTGTGGATACAGTCATCCGACAAGCTGCTTGTGAAGTGGTGTTGGTGAAACTTAAAGACCAGAGGCATTTTGAACGCTGGCTTGTGCCAATGGCAGGCGGTCCTAACGCCCAAGGGGCGATCGCATTGCTCCCAGCGCTCACTTCACTGAATAAAATGCCAATCATCAACTTATGCCAGGTATTTCAGCCAGATGAAACCAATTTAAACACAACATCTCTCAAAAAAGCTGCTGATTTCCTCGAACAACACGTTAATGGCGTTGTAAAAATAGCTTCAGTCCGTGGCACATCAGTTGCAGATGCCATATTAGAGTTTGCCAAACATAATGATACTGATGCGATCGTTTTAGGAGCTTCTCGTGAAGGATTATTGCAGCAAGTTGTACATGGCAATATTCCTGCCACTATCTCGCGCAATAGCCCACAGACTGTTATTGTAGTGCGGTCAGCTTCTGCGTAA
- a CDS encoding phosphoribulokinase, with protein MSRPIILGIVGDSAAGKTTLTKGIAQVLGPENVTVICTDDYHKYDRKQRAEIGITALHPECNHLDIMQQHLSQLRIGQPILKPVYSHKTGTFEPPVYIKPNKFVIIEGLLGYSTRIARDSYDVKVYLAPPESVRASWKVKRDTQKRGYTEEQVLEELRKREPDSEDFIRPQRQWSDIVVSFYPPHDEVDQANGHLNVRLVLRPTIPHPDFTQIINSGDGTESAIRLGLDRDMGKPVDVLEVDGHATLEQVNKLEQILCSDMPHLKNICDREGNPELGKVAGTTGETIQSNPLAITQLLITYHMLKATQIHY; from the coding sequence ATGAGCCGTCCTATAATACTTGGTATTGTTGGCGACAGTGCCGCTGGTAAGACCACATTGACTAAGGGGATTGCTCAAGTTCTCGGACCGGAGAATGTCACGGTTATCTGTACGGACGATTATCATAAATACGATCGCAAACAGCGTGCTGAGATTGGTATTACTGCATTGCACCCTGAGTGTAACCATCTGGATATTATGCAGCAGCACTTGTCGCAGTTGCGGATCGGACAGCCAATTCTCAAACCTGTCTACAGTCACAAAACAGGAACTTTTGAACCTCCTGTATATATTAAGCCAAATAAGTTTGTCATCATAGAAGGGTTATTAGGTTATTCCACTCGTATTGCCCGTGACAGTTATGATGTAAAAGTTTACCTTGCACCTCCCGAATCTGTGCGTGCTTCATGGAAAGTGAAGCGAGACACTCAGAAGCGAGGTTATACAGAAGAACAAGTTCTTGAAGAACTCAGAAAACGCGAACCAGATTCAGAAGATTTTATTCGTCCGCAGAGACAATGGTCTGATATCGTGGTGAGTTTCTACCCGCCTCATGATGAGGTAGATCAAGCAAATGGGCATTTGAATGTCCGTCTGGTACTCCGTCCTACCATTCCGCACCCTGATTTTACCCAAATTATCAATTCTGGTGATGGCACGGAATCTGCAATTCGGCTGGGATTGGATAGAGATATGGGTAAACCTGTGGATGTTTTGGAAGTTGATGGTCATGCCACTTTAGAGCAGGTGAATAAGCTCGAACAGATTCTTTGCTCTGATATGCCCCATCTCAAAAACATATGCGATCGCGAAGGAAATCCGGAATTGGGCAAAGTTGCAGGTACGACAGGAGAAACCATTCAAAGCAACCCGCTTGCTATCACTCAGTTACTAATTACCTATCATATGCTGAAAGCTACGCAAATTCACTATTAA
- the radC gene encoding RadC family protein → MTYSLRIADMPLTERPRERLLTYGPKVLATAELIAILLGTGQGAGKLSAVGLGQYILNELGKHQREDEPLTILRDVSASELMQIHGIKAAKAATIVAAIELGKRAFLSRPGEKTVVDNPAVAAAALSQDLMWQNQEKFAVVLLDVKNRLLGTQVITIGTATETLAPPREIFKETIKQGATRLIVAHNHPSGNLEPSQADIELTRQLLVGANLLGIPLLDHLILGDGTHQSLREITTLWEECPQGD, encoded by the coding sequence ATGACTTATAGCCTTAGAATTGCTGATATGCCCCTGACCGAACGCCCACGCGAGCGATTGTTGACATATGGCCCTAAAGTTTTGGCTACAGCCGAGTTGATAGCAATTTTGCTGGGTACCGGTCAAGGAGCCGGAAAACTTTCGGCTGTGGGTTTGGGGCAGTATATTTTGAACGAACTTGGGAAACACCAGCGTGAGGATGAGCCTTTAACAATTTTGCGAGATGTCAGCGCCTCAGAGTTAATGCAAATTCATGGTATAAAAGCTGCGAAAGCAGCAACTATTGTGGCAGCTATTGAGTTGGGTAAAAGAGCATTTCTATCTCGTCCTGGCGAAAAGACGGTTGTTGATAATCCAGCAGTGGCGGCTGCAGCCCTCAGTCAAGACCTCATGTGGCAAAATCAAGAGAAATTTGCTGTTGTTCTGTTGGATGTGAAAAACCGTTTGTTAGGAACGCAAGTGATTACAATTGGCACTGCAACAGAAACTTTAGCTCCACCGAGGGAAATTTTCAAAGAGACGATCAAGCAAGGAGCCACTCGGCTGATTGTAGCTCACAATCACCCATCGGGAAATCTTGAACCCAGTCAAGCAGATATTGAATTAACCCGTCAGTTACTCGTTGGGGCAAACTTATTGGGCATTCCTTTACTCGACCATCTCATTTTGGGTGATGGGACTCACCAAAGTTTGCGGGAAATTACAACTTTGTGGGAAGAATGTCCGCAGGGAGATTGA
- a CDS encoding alkaline phosphatase D family protein has translation MQRFNVEQLLSSAMRRRQFLIGAGTVTGFAIANQFPRKVNAQPKFSTYPFSLGVASGDPLPKSVVLWTRLAPEPLIEGGGMPKQNVPVQWLVATDEKMQQVVRSGTAIAIPEFAHSVHVEVMGLEPNRWYWYQFRVGKEESQIGRTRTAPVPGDFLNELNFAFVTCQKWEDGFYSAYRNLAQEDLDLVFHLGDYIYEYGISPGSVRNASLPEQFQQETTTLEQYRLRYALYKTDPDLQLCHALFPFVVTWDDHEVDNDYTNALSEKNDPIEDFLQRRTAAYQAYYEHQPLRRFSVPQGADMLLYRRLTFGNLAEFSVLDTRQYRSDQPCGDGETQRCSAALDPAKTMTGDRQERWLLNGLNRSQTRWNIIAQQVLMAELDHKIGEGEIFWNDSWDGYPLARQRVLSHITERNISNPVVITGDWHSTFVSDLKLNFKDQNSPTVATEFVTPSLTSNGDRIVYGPYYGPMIPENPHIKFFDGDRRGYFRVNLNHQRWHTDLRFVTTVSRSDAPIYTFASFVVENGRPGAQTA, from the coding sequence ATGCAGCGATTTAATGTTGAGCAACTGCTATCAAGCGCAATGAGACGTCGGCAGTTTTTGATTGGTGCTGGAACTGTAACTGGGTTTGCGATCGCCAATCAGTTTCCCAGAAAAGTTAATGCTCAACCAAAATTTTCTACATATCCATTTAGTTTGGGTGTTGCATCAGGAGATCCATTGCCCAAGAGCGTGGTTCTGTGGACGAGGCTTGCACCAGAGCCTTTGATTGAAGGAGGTGGAATGCCAAAGCAAAACGTTCCCGTGCAGTGGCTGGTTGCAACTGATGAAAAGATGCAACAAGTTGTCCGCAGCGGTACGGCAATAGCAATTCCAGAGTTTGCTCACTCCGTTCATGTTGAGGTGATGGGGCTGGAACCCAATCGCTGGTACTGGTATCAATTTCGTGTAGGTAAGGAAGAGAGCCAAATTGGGCGCACCCGCACTGCACCCGTTCCAGGGGATTTCCTCAACGAGCTAAATTTTGCCTTCGTGACTTGCCAAAAATGGGAAGACGGTTTTTATTCTGCTTACCGCAACCTAGCTCAAGAAGATTTAGATTTAGTCTTTCACTTGGGTGACTACATTTACGAGTATGGCATCAGTCCTGGTAGTGTCCGCAATGCCTCTTTGCCAGAGCAATTTCAGCAAGAGACAACAACATTAGAACAGTATCGCCTCCGTTACGCTCTGTATAAAACTGACCCAGACTTGCAGTTGTGTCACGCCTTGTTCCCTTTTGTCGTGACTTGGGATGACCATGAAGTAGATAATGATTATACTAATGCTTTATCGGAAAAGAACGATCCCATCGAAGATTTCCTTCAAAGAAGAACAGCAGCTTATCAAGCTTATTACGAACATCAACCACTACGTCGCTTCTCTGTACCCCAAGGAGCGGATATGCTCCTTTATCGGCGGTTAACCTTTGGAAATTTAGCTGAGTTTAGCGTACTCGATACCCGACAATACCGTAGCGATCAACCCTGCGGTGATGGTGAGACACAGCGTTGCTCCGCAGCACTAGACCCAGCCAAAACGATGACTGGCGACAGACAAGAACGCTGGCTCCTCAATGGTTTGAATCGTTCTCAAACACGCTGGAATATCATTGCTCAGCAAGTGCTGATGGCAGAATTGGATCACAAAATTGGGGAGGGTGAAATCTTTTGGAATGACTCTTGGGATGGTTACCCTCTTGCAAGGCAACGTGTCCTCAGCCATATTACAGAACGGAACATCAGCAATCCAGTTGTCATCACGGGTGATTGGCATTCTACCTTCGTTAGCGACCTCAAACTGAATTTCAAAGACCAAAACTCACCTACTGTAGCTACAGAGTTTGTTACCCCCTCTTTAACCAGCAACGGCGATCGCATTGTTTACGGACCCTACTACGGTCCGATGATTCCAGAGAACCCACACATTAAGTTTTTCGATGGCGATCGCCGTGGCTATTTCCGAGTCAACCTCAACCACCAACGCTGGCACACAGATTTGCGTTTTGTAACCACAGTGAGCCGTTCGGATGCACCTATCTATACTTTTGCTTCCTTCGTTGTTGAGAACGGTCGTCCTGGCGCTCAGACAGCATAA
- a CDS encoding ankyrin repeat domain-containing protein: MDEKKQKQTEIYEAVKAGKIEKTIAILNTGIDLEFKYKYGDTLLKTAVDYHHVEIVRLLLKAGASTISSNKYLLRQALNYALNKNDINILKELVGVGINVNQSLKNDGETAIMDAAHCGNFNVVRMLVDAGANVNAVTNGGYFALWNAANQGWREIYDYLAPLTDAELRQEAEQLLAEGLIYRQRANDKFTEAFIEAAAMGNLNAVNKAIDEGVNVNAISCENVMALNIASFWGHISVVKALIKAGANVNNKNENKSRTALVKAIDGLSTVKYLKKDTTRQIEVIHILIEAGADVNATNNDNWTALMEAVKSDNIQIVEILLKAGADINIKNLAGQTALSLAQQGGNSEIIQLLLKAGAIEN; this comes from the coding sequence ATGGATGAAAAAAAACAAAAACAAACAGAAATATATGAAGCAGTAAAAGCTGGAAAAATTGAAAAGACTATAGCAATTCTTAATACTGGGATCGATTTAGAGTTCAAGTATAAATATGGTGATACTCTGTTAAAAACAGCCGTTGATTATCACCATGTAGAAATTGTGCGCCTGTTACTTAAAGCAGGAGCATCAACTATTTCTAGTAATAAATATCTCCTGAGGCAGGCTCTCAACTATGCTTTAAATAAAAATGATATTAATATATTAAAAGAATTAGTTGGGGTAGGAATCAATGTTAATCAAAGTTTAAAAAACGATGGTGAGACTGCAATAATGGATGCAGCACACTGTGGAAATTTTAATGTTGTCCGGATGTTAGTTGATGCCGGAGCAAATGTAAATGCAGTTACTAATGGTGGATATTTCGCTTTATGGAATGCTGCAAATCAAGGATGGCGGGAAATTTACGACTACCTTGCACCTCTAACAGATGCAGAATTGAGACAAGAAGCGGAGCAACTTCTAGCTGAAGGCTTAATCTACCGCCAAAGAGCGAATGATAAATTTACTGAGGCTTTTATTGAAGCAGCAGCAATGGGCAATCTTAATGCTGTCAACAAAGCAATAGATGAAGGAGTTAATGTCAATGCCATTAGCTGTGAAAATGTGATGGCTCTCAATATTGCTTCTTTTTGGGGTCATATATCAGTAGTTAAAGCTTTAATCAAAGCTGGAGCAAACGTTAACAATAAAAATGAAAACAAGAGTCGAACTGCATTAGTAAAAGCTATTGATGGACTTTCTACAGTAAAATACTTAAAAAAAGATACAACAAGACAGATTGAAGTGATTCATATTTTAATCGAAGCAGGTGCTGATGTTAATGCGACCAACAATGATAATTGGACAGCCTTAATGGAAGCTGTAAAATCTGATAACATCCAGATAGTTGAAATTTTGCTCAAAGCTGGAGCAGATATTAATATTAAAAATCTAGCTGGACAAACTGCTTTGTCATTGGCTCAACAAGGTGGAAATAGTGAAATTATTCAACTTCTTCTCAAAGCTGGAGCTATAGAAAATTAG
- a CDS encoding addiction module protein: MKSIEELTEELLALPSASRALLAEKLVESLEFDTEPTIQAAWMTEAKKRCSEIRSGSVQPIPGEEALATVRRLLEPSQIFSA; the protein is encoded by the coding sequence ATGAAATCAATTGAGGAACTAACAGAAGAACTCCTAGCACTCCCTAGCGCATCCAGGGCGTTATTAGCAGAAAAGCTAGTTGAAAGCTTGGAGTTTGATACTGAACCAACAATCCAAGCAGCATGGATGACTGAAGCAAAAAAACGATGTTCAGAAATTCGCTCTGGTTCTGTGCAACCAATTCCAGGGGAAGAGGCTCTTGCTACTGTAAGACGGTTGCTAGAGCCATCTCAAATTTTTAGTGCTTAG
- a CDS encoding ion transporter: MLLSREKTAFYLKDLETPVGKAVNLTIAGLVLLSSGIFVAETYDIPEIVRFNLDAIDTVILFVFAIEYVLRFWSAENKVKYIFSPYAIIDLMAILPFLIGTVDIRFIRLLRWFRILRLIRFIDKKFLFSIDTEDGVIFARILFTLFAIIFVYSGLIYQVEHPVNSKVFVTFLDAFYFSVVTMTTVGFGDVTPVSELGRLLTVLMILTGVALIPWQVGDLIKRLFKTANQVETTCSGCGLLFHDVDAKFCKSCGTKLR, translated from the coding sequence ATGCTATTGAGTAGAGAAAAAACAGCATTTTACTTGAAAGATTTGGAAACACCAGTAGGCAAAGCTGTGAATCTTACTATTGCCGGATTGGTTTTACTATCGTCAGGAATTTTTGTAGCGGAAACATATGATATTCCTGAGATTGTTCGATTTAATCTAGATGCAATAGACACCGTCATCTTGTTCGTTTTTGCAATAGAATATGTACTCCGCTTTTGGAGTGCAGAAAATAAGGTTAAGTATATTTTTAGTCCATACGCAATTATTGACTTAATGGCAATCTTGCCTTTTCTTATAGGAACGGTAGATATTCGCTTTATCCGGCTGCTAAGATGGTTTCGGATTTTAAGATTAATTAGGTTTATAGATAAAAAGTTTTTATTTAGTATTGATACTGAAGATGGTGTAATTTTTGCACGTATATTATTTACTCTATTTGCGATTATTTTTGTATACTCTGGATTGATTTATCAAGTAGAACATCCCGTAAATTCAAAAGTTTTTGTGACTTTTTTGGATGCTTTTTATTTTTCTGTTGTCACCATGACAACTGTTGGTTTTGGTGACGTGACTCCTGTTTCTGAATTAGGGCGTCTGCTAACTGTATTGATGATTTTAACTGGTGTTGCTCTGATTCCCTGGCAAGTGGGCGATTTGATTAAGCGATTGTTTAAAACAGCCAACCAGGTGGAAACAACTTGTTCTGGTTGCGGTCTTCTTTTTCATGATGTAGATGCAAAATTTTGTAAGAGTTGTGGAACTAAGTTGCGTTAG
- a CDS encoding OmpA family protein, translating to MYSPCFKNCLVSIAASIVAGNFLHSTTINSEGSLIGYQQSQAQEVQALSVELPQQQVPIVRFPRDVYPVVKLSEITLPQIQVQANKHLTIITIPTRLLFKCGEHQMAAKAEKALNQVSQAIDNRYSGSWLQILGHTDFRGSSKENFQLSEQRAVAVQQWLSKKGLLDVSMVTTQGYGKSQPIVSNTKFDCFTRDIARQKNSRIEIVIQRLDHQV from the coding sequence ATGTACTCACCTTGTTTCAAGAATTGCTTGGTTTCTATCGCCGCAAGCATTGTTGCTGGAAATTTTCTACACTCCACTACTATAAATTCTGAGGGTAGTTTGATCGGCTATCAACAATCTCAAGCACAAGAGGTGCAGGCATTATCAGTAGAACTTCCCCAACAACAAGTTCCTATTGTGAGGTTTCCTCGTGATGTCTATCCAGTAGTTAAGCTTTCAGAAATTACACTGCCACAAATTCAAGTGCAGGCAAATAAGCACTTAACTATAATTACGATACCAACTCGTCTGTTATTTAAATGCGGTGAGCATCAAATGGCAGCCAAAGCAGAGAAAGCTTTGAATCAAGTTAGCCAAGCGATCGACAATCGGTATTCGGGTAGTTGGTTGCAAATTTTGGGACATACCGATTTTAGAGGTAGTAGCAAAGAGAATTTTCAACTTTCAGAACAGAGAGCTGTAGCCGTACAACAGTGGTTAAGCAAGAAAGGTCTCTTAGATGTATCTATGGTTACTACGCAGGGTTATGGAAAATCCCAACCGATTGTATCAAATACGAAATTTGATTGTTTCACTCGAGACATTGCAAGGCAAAAGAATTCTCGTATTGAAATAGTGATCCAAAGGCTCGACCATCAAGTGTAA